The sequence GGCTGGGAAAGAGCGATGTGGCAACCTTTTATGAGATTCTTAAGTCAAAAAAGCCAGCTACAGCGGGGCCTACTCTACCACCACATGGGTTGTGTCTTTTGAAGGTTAATTACCCTGGAGGGATAAAGTGAAGACCTATAGCACAAAATTATCAGATATCACGCACCAGTGGCATGTTTTCGATGCCACAGGAAAGACCCTGGGGCGACTGGCATCAGAGGTGGCCACTCTGCTCCAGGGCAAACATAAACCAATATATGCCCCTCACCTCAATACCGGCGACTTCGTCATCGTGGTAAATGCGGCCAAGGTCAGGGTGACCGGTAAAAAAGCACAGCAGAAGCTCTATTACCGTCATTCCAATTATCCAGGCGGGCTTAGAAGCACCACCTTTGCCCATATGATAGAGACGCACCCCACCCGGGTAATCGAATCGGCCGTGAAGGGGATGATTCCCCACAATCGACTGGGACGTGATATGATGAAGAGGCTAAAGGTCTATCCGGGAGATGCACACCCCCATCAAGCTCAGGTGGAGGGATCGAAGGTAAAGGACATTCAAGAGGAAATTACTAAAAAGGGGACGTAGTTGAACGATAAAGGCTACTTTTACGCTACGGGAAGAAGGAAAAATGCAGTGGCTCGGGTGAGGCTGTTTTTCGGAGCGGGTGCCATCGTGGTAAATGGCCAGCCGTATGAGAAGATATTGCTTTCGGAGAGGTTTAGGAAAGCGATCCTGGAGCCGCTTTTGGTGACCGACAGCCTGGAAAGGTTCAGCGTTAGCGTTAAGGTGACCGGTGGTGGCTATGCCGGGCAGGCTGGAGCTATCCGGCACGGTATTGCTCGTGCCCTGGTGGTGGCTGATGAGAGCCTGCGTC comes from Dehalococcoidia bacterium and encodes:
- the rpsI gene encoding 30S ribosomal protein S9, producing the protein MNDKGYFYATGRRKNAVARVRLFFGAGAIVVNGQPYEKILLSERFRKAILEPLLVTDSLERFSVSVKVTGGGYAGQAGAIRHGIARALVVADESLRPLLRSYGLLTRDARVKERKKPGLVRARKAKQYTKR
- the rplM gene encoding 50S ribosomal protein L13, with translation MKTYSTKLSDITHQWHVFDATGKTLGRLASEVATLLQGKHKPIYAPHLNTGDFVIVVNAAKVRVTGKKAQQKLYYRHSNYPGGLRSTTFAHMIETHPTRVIESAVKGMIPHNRLGRDMMKRLKVYPGDAHPHQAQVEGSKVKDIQEEITKKGT